DNA sequence from the Bacillus pumilus genome:
TAACTGAAAAGATTGAGATCCCTTATGAACCAGAAGCGGAAGGGCAGGAGATGAATGTCCAAATTTCCATTGATGATGCGGAGCATAGCATCTCTGATTCATACGAAAGCTTTAAAATCACTGCGCCGACTGAACGGACCATTAAATTTAAGATTGAACCAGGTCAAAAAGGATATTATCAAGTGACGGTTGATGATAAAGTCGTCAGCTCGAAAACGATCGAATACCCTGATGATGAATAAAGGAGGGACTTTATGCCTGAGGGCAAAATTATTAAAGCATTAAGCGGATTCTACTATGTGCTGGATGAGTCGCAAGAGAGTGGAAAAGTAGTTCAGTGCAGAGCGAGAGGCATCTTTCGAAAAAACAAAATTACACCTCTTGTTGGCGATTACGTCGTGTATCAAGCAGACAATGATAAAGAAGGCTACTTATTAGAAGTAAAAGAACGGACAAACGAACTTGTTCGTCCGCCTATTAGTAACGTTGATCAAGCGGTACTTGTTTTCTCAGCGGCAGAACCAGCCTTTAGCACCTCACTTTTAGACAGATTTTTAGTGCTTGTAGAAGCGAATCATATTGAGCCGATTATCTGCATCACAAAAATGGACTTATTGAAAACAGACGAAGAGCGTGAAACCATCAAGGCATATGCAGACGACTATCGGCAAATTGGTTATGAGGTTCATTTAACCTCTACGATTGAAGGAGATGGCATTGAGAAGCTGACCCCGCATTTTCACAATAAAATCACGGTATTTGCCGGTCAGTCTGGTGTAGGCAAGTCCTCCCTTTTAAATGCGATGAGTCCTGAATTGGCGCTGAAAACAGATGATATCTCATCCCATCTCGGACGAGGAAAGCATACGACAAGACATGTCGAACTCATTCGAACAGCAGACGGGCTCATTGCAGATACTCCGGGCTTTAGCTCGCTCGAATTTACTGGCATCGAAGCAGAAGATCTAGGTCTATACTTTTTAGATATTAGAGACCGGAGTGCAGATTGCAAATTTCGAGGCTGCCTGCATGTGAAAGAGCCTGGCTGTGCGATAAAAGATGCGGTCGAGCATGATCAAATCAAAGAATATCGCTATCAGCATTATTTAGAGTTTTTAACTGAAATCAAAGACAGAAAGCCGAGGTACTAAATCATGGTTTATATTGCCCCTTCCATTTTATCAGCAGATTTTGCCAATTTGGAGAAAGATATCCGTGATGTGGAACAAGGCGGTGCAGACTACATTCACATCGATGTCATGGACGGTCATTTTGTTCCGAATATGACATTTGGGCCAAATGTCGTTGAAGCGATCAGACCACATACGCGTCTTCCGCTTGATGTTCACTTAATGATTGAGCAGCCAGATCGGTATATTCCTGCATTCGCAAAAGCAGGCGCTGATATTATCTCTGTTCATGTGGAAGCTTGTCCGCACTTACACCGAACAATACAACATATGAAAGAACAAGGTGTAAAAGCAGGGGTCGTCTTGAATCCGCACACACCTGTTTCTCACATTGAGCATATATTAGAAGATGTGGACCTTGTGTTATTCATGACAGTGAACCCTGGTTTTGGGGGACAGGCATTTATTCCATCTGTCCTCACGAAGGTAAAAGAAGTAAAAGCACTGAGTGAACAAAAGGGCTTAACCGATTTACTAATAGAAATAGACGGCGGTGTCAATGTAGAGACTGCAAAGAGTTGCAAAGAAGCAGGCGCTAATTTACTAGTAGCGGGCTCTGCGGTATATGGTAAAGAAAACCGCGCAGCAGCGATCCAGGCAATTCGAGAAGCGTAAAGGAAGGAACCAAAGTCATTGTGATCTTTGGTTCTTTTTACATGGAGAGGAGCGTGTATCATGCACATACATATCGTAGCCGGCGGTCCTTTTGAATACATCCCGCCACTTGAACGTGAAGCATCACAGGAGGATGTTCTCTGGATTGGCGTAGACCGTGGAACCCTCTTCTTACTAGAGCACGGTATTACCCCTGCCAAAGCCTTTGGTGATTTTGACAGTGTGACAGAAAAAGAGCTTCGGGAGCTGAAAGAGAAATTGCCTGCTCTGAATGTATTTCAAGCTGAAAAGGATGAAACCGATTTAGAGCTTGCACTGAACTGGGCGCTAAGTCAGCACCCAGCACATATTTACATCTATGGTATTACAGGAGGAAGGGCGGATCATTTTCTAGGAAATATCCATCTTCTTTACAAAGGGATTCAGCACAAGCAGAATATCACCCTTGTAGACAAACAAAATATCATTCAAATGTTTGAACCTGGTACATACGAAATAAAAGAAGATCAGGATAAAAAATATGTATCGTTTTTACCCTTTGGAACACCGGTTGAAAAGCTGACGTTAAAAGGTTTCAAATATCCTCTGAAAAATTGTCATATTGAGCCTGGTTCCACACTATGTATTAGTAACGAACTCATCCACTCAAATGGTACTTTTTCTTTTCATGAAGGCATATTAATAATGGTAAGAAGCAAAGATTGACCAACCTATCAATGTGGATGGCTGATTAAGCTCAATTGTGCTGCAAGCGGTACTTTTAGGAGGGGGACAAAATGAAATTTTATACAATCAAACTGCCTAGATTTCTTGGCGGCATTGTCCGTGCGATGCTTGGTTCATTTAAGAAAGATTAATGAGTAATCTCCTTTATTTCCACATAAAAACGCCTGCTACAAGTTATTGTAGCAGGCGTTTACTCTTGCTTATACACGCTCAACTTTACCAGATTTCAAAGCTCGAGCTGATACATATACTCTTTTAGGCTTACCGTCCACTAGAATACGAACTTTTTGAAGGTTCGCGCCCCATGTACGTTTTGTAGAGTTCATTGCGTGAGAACGATTGTTCCCAGCTTTTGTTTTTCTGCCTGTAATAACGCATTTACGTGCCATTTGTTTCCCTCCTAACTGCGAAAACATCATCATATTCTTCATATACGTACTTAGAGATGCCTCAAGATACTTTAATAATTTACCACAGCTTCAAGGGGTTTGCAAGGATTGTTTACTCCTCTTTCAAGAAAAATACCTTGACATCTTGATAAAAAATCAAGGCTATAGTATAAGTAGGATTGGGTCGGATTGAATGATTTCTTTTAAAAAGAAGGGTCTTATAGTAAAATAGTGATAACTCAGGGCAATTTCTCAAAAAGGGGGAACCAATGTGTCCATTGAACTT
Encoded proteins:
- a CDS encoding thiamine diphosphokinase — its product is MHIHIVAGGPFEYIPPLEREASQEDVLWIGVDRGTLFLLEHGITPAKAFGDFDSVTEKELRELKEKLPALNVFQAEKDETDLELALNWALSQHPAHIYIYGITGGRADHFLGNIHLLYKGIQHKQNITLVDKQNIIQMFEPGTYEIKEDQDKKYVSFLPFGTPVEKLTLKGFKYPLKNCHIEPGSTLCISNELIHSNGTFSFHEGILIMVRSKD
- the rpe gene encoding ribulose-phosphate 3-epimerase; amino-acid sequence: MVYIAPSILSADFANLEKDIRDVEQGGADYIHIDVMDGHFVPNMTFGPNVVEAIRPHTRLPLDVHLMIEQPDRYIPAFAKAGADIISVHVEACPHLHRTIQHMKEQGVKAGVVLNPHTPVSHIEHILEDVDLVLFMTVNPGFGGQAFIPSVLTKVKEVKALSEQKGLTDLLIEIDGGVNVETAKSCKEAGANLLVAGSAVYGKENRAAAIQAIREA
- the rpmB gene encoding 50S ribosomal protein L28, encoding MARKCVITGRKTKAGNNRSHAMNSTKRTWGANLQKVRILVDGKPKRVYVSARALKSGKVERV
- the spoVM gene encoding stage V sporulation protein SpoVM, which gives rise to MKFYTIKLPRFLGGIVRAMLGSFKKD
- the rsgA gene encoding ribosome small subunit-dependent GTPase A; the protein is MPEGKIIKALSGFYYVLDESQESGKVVQCRARGIFRKNKITPLVGDYVVYQADNDKEGYLLEVKERTNELVRPPISNVDQAVLVFSAAEPAFSTSLLDRFLVLVEANHIEPIICITKMDLLKTDEERETIKAYADDYRQIGYEVHLTSTIEGDGIEKLTPHFHNKITVFAGQSGVGKSSLLNAMSPELALKTDDISSHLGRGKHTTRHVELIRTADGLIADTPGFSSLEFTGIEAEDLGLYFLDIRDRSADCKFRGCLHVKEPGCAIKDAVEHDQIKEYRYQHYLEFLTEIKDRKPRY